In Desulfurellaceae bacterium, the DNA window CGGAGACCCGGGGCTGTGTTGTGACCGGCCTGTCCGGCCCGGCTGCGGAAGCCCTGGAGGTGTTCGGTATCCGTGAGCACCTGCCTCAGGAACATTTTGTGCCGGACCTTGAGACCGCCAAAAAACTGGCCTGGGAGCTGGTCAATCGCTAAAACCCCCGGGCGGGAGGGAAGCAGGTTATGAAACAGGTGATGTACTGCGGCGTCTGGCTCGGTGTGTTTGTCTTGAGCGCCAGCCTCAGCCTTGCCCAGCAGGATTTCAGCGAAGTGGAGGTCAGCGCCACCCCGGTCAATGGGGCGGTCCACATGCTGAGGGCCAACCCTGCGGCCGGCAATATCGGCGTGTTGGTCGGGGCCGACGGGCTACTGATTGTTGACGATCAGTTTGCGCCCCTGGCCGACAAGATTCAGCTCGCCCTGGCCGGGCTGGCCGACGGGCCGCTCAGATTCATTCTGAACACCCACTGGCACGGCGATCATACCGGCGGCAATGCGACGTTTGGCCAGCAGGCGCCAGTCATCGCTCATACCAACGTCCGTAAGCGGCTCATGACCGAGCAGAACATAGGCGGCCGCGCGATCCCGGCCGCCCCCCAGGCTGCCTGGCCGGTTGTCACCTTTGACGAGTCGGTGTCGATTCATTTTAATGGCGAGGAGATCCGGGTCGTGCATTTTCCGCGCGGGCATACCGACGGGGACAGCGTGGTATTCTTCACCGGCTCAAACGTCGTCCATATGGGCGACCATTTTTTTGCCGGCAGCTTTCCGTTTGTCGATCTCGACAGCGGGGGCGATGTCGAGCAGTTCGCCGCCAACATTGCCACCGTGCTCGATCAGCTGGCCGATGACGTGCGTGTCATCCCCGGCCACGGACCCCTGTCGAGCAAGGACGAGCTGCGGGCCTACCACCGCATGCTGGTCGAGACGACCGACATTGTCCGCCAGCGGATTGCGGCCGAACAGAGCCTGGAGCAGATCACCCAGGCCGGCTTCCCGGACGAGTGGAAAGACTGGCAGGCGGGTATGATCAGCGCCGAGCGCTGGATTGCGATCATCCATCGCAGCCTGACACAGCAATGAGGATGCCCTGTTTCAGAGGGGAGAGCCCGGATGCGCCGGGGGGTTCTGGTGTCCTCGGAGGGACGGGTTTGAAACCCGCCCCTACCGCTTGACCTGACCCGTGGCCTCGTGCCATAGGACGTGCAGGAGCCGGACGAGACACAAGGAGACGCCCATGAAAGCCACGGCGCTGGCACTGGTTTTTGTTGGATGTTACTGGATCATGAACGGCTACCAGACCATGGGCCAGGAGGGGTCGTCTGGTGTATTGCAGATTGCCCTGGGTGTCGCCGTCCTGCCGGTTGCCAAGTTTCTGTGGGACCGGGACATCGGCCCCAAGGAGTCCTAGTAGCCGCGCTCCCAGTCGAGGACGTTGAGCAGGGGCTGGCCCTGCTCATAGCGCCGCAGATTGTCACAGAACAGCTCAAGCCCGCGCGCGTATTGGACATCGGTGCTGACCGAAGTGTGGGGCGTGATGAGGACGTTGGGTAGCCGCCACAGCTCTTCGGGCGGCGGACCGCTGAACTCGTCCACATACACATCAAGCGCCGCCGCAGCGATCTCCCCGCCTTCCAGGGCCCGGACCAGGGAGAGCTGATCGATCAGCTCTCCCCGGGCGATATTGACCAGACAGGCGCTCGGCTTCATCAGCCGTAGCTCGGCCGCACCGATGAGCTTCTCGGTCTGAGGCGTCCACTGGGTACTCAGCACGACAAAGTCGCTGTGTTCGAGCAGGCGCGGCAGGTCCGAGGCCGGCAGCAGCTCGTCCACTCCCTGCACGTTACGTTGGGCGCTTGTCGCCGACCGGCGGGTGGCCAGCACCCGCATGCCGACGGCCTTGGCCAGCCGCGCCACCTCGCTGCCGATACCGCCCAGGCCGATGACGCCCAGGGTCTTGTCCTGAATCAGGACTGAGCGGTACTGACGCCGGTCAAAACGGCGCCGCGCCTGGTCATGAAAAGCCTGGGGCAGGGCTTTGGCAAAGGTAAAAATCGTGGCCAGCGTATACTCGGCAATCGGCAGGCAGTTGTTCAGGCCGCGCGAGGTGGTGACCAGCACGTCGCTGCCCCAGATGTCTCCCCGGCGCAGGTTGGAGGCTCCGGCCGGTGTCTGGTGCAGCCACTTGAGGCGGGGGGCGCGGGAGCGCAGGTCGAGCGGGAAGGGGAAGCGCAGGCAGATGATGTCGGCCGCAGCCAGCAGCGCGTCGCGTTCGGCTCGGGTCGAGGGGTTGTCGGCGATGGCGCGCTGCGAGACATAGCGCTGGACGCTCTCCGCCGGCCAGGTCTCGGCGTACTCGACCTCGAAGGTGCCGCGCGCGTCAACGACCCGGGCCGAGGGAACGACGGCCTTGACGCGTTCGACAGCTCCCTCACCGAATGTGCCGAGCAGCAGGATATTGAGGGGCGGCAAGCCTGGCTACTCCGCTCCGATCGCGGCTAGGCCGGCCTGGGCGCACTCGACGTCTTCGTCTTCCGTCCCGCCGCTGGCGCCAACGCCGCCGATCAGTTCGCCGCCGACGATGAGCGGCAGGCCGCCGCCGGCCAGCAGCAAGGGCCGGCCGACAATGTTGATCACATTGTCGATCAGCTGGGGTCTGGCCTGGGCCAGC includes these proteins:
- a CDS encoding MBL fold metallo-hydrolase, translated to MKQVMYCGVWLGVFVLSASLSLAQQDFSEVEVSATPVNGAVHMLRANPAAGNIGVLVGADGLLIVDDQFAPLADKIQLALAGLADGPLRFILNTHWHGDHTGGNATFGQQAPVIAHTNVRKRLMTEQNIGGRAIPAAPQAAWPVVTFDESVSIHFNGEEIRVVHFPRGHTDGDSVVFFTGSNVVHMGDHFFAGSFPFVDLDSGGDVEQFAANIATVLDQLADDVRVIPGHGPLSSKDELRAYHRMLVETTDIVRQRIAAEQSLEQITQAGFPDEWKDWQAGMISAERWIAIIHRSLTQQ